A genomic window from Megalobrama amblycephala isolate DHTTF-2021 linkage group LG2, ASM1881202v1, whole genome shotgun sequence includes:
- the LOC125262600 gene encoding uncharacterized mitochondrial protein AtMg00860-like, producing the protein MRCSGSLADHCHHVAEVLQCLREFNLFLKAEKCTFHQPSVQFLRYYIDRSSIRMDKRKVSAIKDWPIPTTIKELQRFLGFANLYRRFIQGYSIISTPLTNLLHSKPKSLSWTPATTQAFDTLKKSVYHRSPPGAS; encoded by the coding sequence atgaggtgctccgggagtttggCCGACCATTGCCACCATGTTGCGGAGGTCCTGCAATGCCTGAGGGAGTTCAACCTGTTCCTGAAAGCAGAGAAATGTACCTTCCACCAgccctcagtgcagttccttCGCTACTACATCGATCGCAGTAGCATCCGGATGGACAAGAGGAAGGTTTCTGCTATCAAGGACTGGCCCATTCCCACAACAATTAAAGAACTTCAGAGATTCCTTGGATTTGCCAACTTATATCGACGCTTCATTCAAGGTTACAGTATCATTTCCACTCCACTCACAAATCTCCTGCACAgcaagcccaagtctctgtcctggactccagcCACCACTCAAGCCTTTGACACTCTAAAGAAAAGCGTttaccaccgctcccctcctggTGCATCCTGA